From the genome of Pirellulaceae bacterium:
ACGCAGCCTGCCAGTGGGCTGTCAGATCGCCAAGCCAATGTGATGCGCGCCCAGGATTCACTGCGGCAGTTAAGCTTGGCGGATGGACAGATGGCGTTTGAGCAGCGGCAGGCCAAAAATCAAATGCGTGAAGCTGCTCAGGCACCCGTGGCTGGCGGTTTTGGCAGTACTGCCAGAAATGCAGCCCTACCAGCCGGCGCTACCGACAGTTCCGATGTTCACTATTCAGTTCGAGCTAATTCGATTCAAAACGCAGGTAATCAAACGTTGTATCGACGCGGATCACTGTGGATAGCCGACAATGCCACCGATATCGACCCGGAGCGCGAGCAGTCCAAGATTCAGACGGTTGAGCGTTTCAGCGACGACTACTTCAAGTTGGTTGCTGCCAACAGCCCCGATGAAAATGCTGTACTGGCTCGCCAGCTTCCCGGCGAGGAAATGCTGATTAAACTTCGAGGTCAGTATTTTAGGATTCGATAGCTGCTCACATGAGATTTCGGTAGACGCTGATGGCCGTTTACGGACAGGACTTAGCCTATGCTCACGACACCGGCTTTGGCCAGTTGGCCAAAGCCGGTGGCCAAGTGTCGGTCGATTTACTGCGGCGCGGCGGTCAGCAGCCAAGCATGGTGCTGGACATTGGCTGCGGTAGTAGCATTGCCAGCCAGGTGCTGTCTCAGAACACCCATGCGGTGTGCGGCGTTGATCTCTCCGAGGCACCGACGAGATGGCTCGTCGGGCGTGTTCCTGCTGGCCGGAGTTGTCGTAGGCCGAAACGCTAGAGCTTCTTTAAGCGGACATGCTTGAACTGAATGACCATGGGAGGACCGGTGTGAATCTGGAAAGCCAGTACACCGCGTTCGGCCGCCTTGGTTGCTTGATCATCGATCGTTTCTGACATGAGTACGTCGTTAATGTAGTGGCTCAGTTGGTTGCCTTTGGCCACGATGCGATATCGATTCCATTGACCAGCGTGAATCTTTTTTCCGAGTTCAGCCGCATCACCAATCGACTCGACAGTCTTCTCGCCATCGGAAGCGATCCGAACTCGCTCGCCGCGTTGAGCCAGAATACCGCGGCCGCGCTCCTCGTAGTTGATGCCCGAGTAAGTCAAATTGAGGTCAATGTCGGCCTGATATCCGCCAACAATGAATTTCTCTTCATTCACGACGCGGCTGCGGTACTGGATGCCCGAATTGCCGCCGGGATTTTTTTCGTCGCCAGCGGTCAGTCGATATTCGAGTTCCAATTGAAAATCGGCTACTTCGCCAGCCTTCCAAATCAGAAATGTATTGGACTTGATCGGTTGCTCAGCCGAAGTACGACCCGTGATGGCACCATCTTCTACGCTCCATAGGCTCGGGTCGCCCGCCCAACCGCTGAGGTCTTTTCCGTTGAACAGTTCACGAAATGCTTCTTGACCTCGTAGAACTGGACATAAGCACAATGCAAGTAATGTGGAAGGCAGTACCCGTCGCATTAATAAAAATCCTTAAGCTAGTTTAGCCAAAAAGGTGATGTCGGCTTCGGAAATCTGGTCGCATATCCAGTCTGCTCATTGTAAACCAGCGAAGGCGGTTTCCAAGCCAGCCAATGTCGTTACGGGATGAATTGTCGCGGCATTTGACAGTCGTGACACGCGGCAGCCGGTTTGCACAGTTGTCGTGAGAATCTTAGAATAGAGGGTTAAGCGTTCTATGGTTGGCTCGCAATGTGCCTTGCCGTGTGCCGTATGCAGCAGCGGATGGTGATTGCAGGCATGGCACAGAGAGGAGCTGTGCTGCAAACCGCTAGCGGAGCGAATACGCGCAGCCTTTAGTGCAACTTAAGAGAGTAAGTAG
Proteins encoded in this window:
- a CDS encoding DUF1080 domain-containing protein, with amino-acid sequence MRRVLPSTLLALCLCPVLRGQEAFRELFNGKDLSGWAGDPSLWSVEDGAITGRTSAEQPIKSNTFLIWKAGEVADFQLELEYRLTAGDEKNPGGNSGIQYRSRVVNEEKFIVGGYQADIDLNLTYSGINYEERGRGILAQRGERVRIASDGEKTVESIGDAAELGKKIHAGQWNRYRIVAKGNQLSHYINDVLMSETIDDQATKAAERGVLAFQIHTGPPMVIQFKHVRLKKL